ATATGCCAGCAAATTTTCAGGTAAACGTATACACCGGATTATCAGAGGTGCCGGACATAATTTACCACAGGAAGCTCCTCAGGCATTTGCTGAGGCTATTATCGAAGCCGATAAGCTTAGCAGATAAATTTGCTGTGCAATTTTTTCCTTAGCGCATCCGGTGATCAAAACAACCGGATGCTAAAGATGGATTAATTTACGCTTAAGTATTTTTGAGGCCTGTGTATAACCACCTTCCGCACCATCTACAAAATGTATATGGCCATCATCCATATTTCTTACATAACAGGACATGACAGAAGCATTACTACTATGCAATCCAAAAAATATTTCACCGGAGGATTCCATTTGTGACAGGAGATTTTCCAGTTTCTGCCTTTGTAAAACCGTACCCGAAATTACTGTATTAATCTTTCCGTCCAATACAAGCGTATCTGACATTTCAATCAGTTTTTCCAGATAACGTTTTCCTTTCAGAGTACGGAAATAAATGAAACCATAAATGCTTACCAATTGGGCTTTTATAATTTCAAGCCAGTCAAATTTCCCGAGTTTAGCCAGCAATTCTGTCTTTAGACTATTGAAGGTCGTTTGCAAACGTAGCTTTGGGATCGATATAGGTTGTCTTTGTAGGGGATCACCATAAATCTCTTCTATTTTAAGCATCACTTTCCGCAGCACTGCAGACTGACTTACTCCTTTGGCTGCAACAACAAGTAAGGACACGACTTCCTGTTGATTTTCCGGTGGGGCAATCCTATCCCACCGGCATTGCATACCGGAAAGATCCAGTTCATTTTCTTCCGAAAGAAACTCACCAGATTCGTAATCTTCTGCTTTAATCAGTTTTTCAGCATAATCCAGCCCGGTTCCAAGCACCACAGGAATTGAGAAAAAAGATGACCGGTTATATTTAGAAATCCGTAGCTCATAACCCTCCTGATAAACCCTGCTCACGGTTATGGTTCCGGTACGGATTTCCAGATCAAAATTAGTCAGTGAATTTACCCGGTATAAAGACAAAGCTCCCATAACGGGAGCAAAGATCAATGGAGGAACAATAAACGTTGCACCATCGCCTCCAAAAAAGAATGGTACATCTACCTTCATTTTTTCAGCAATATTCAGTACGGCAACGATACTGCCTGTAGCAAGAAAATTCACCTCTTTATGTTGTCCGTTCTGCACAGCCCGGGTAGAATTCTTAATATCTGTGATCACGATATGCCAGTCGGGCGGAACTTTAAAAAAGAGATCTTCCTGAGCTAAAAGATCATTTATACCTACACCAACAGATGGCATTTCAGTGTAAAACAAGTCGGTTTTTACATTTCCCATTTTGTTCTGTTAAAAAAAACCTTTGATTCGGGGACCGGTTTTCCGGAACATAATATAAGCAATAATCAGCGCGATTAATCTTAACTGTTAAAATCCGGCCGCAGTCTTAAAGACGATAACCTTATTCTACGGGATATCCCTTATCAACCCAGTCAATTTTGATATTATCCGGAAGATCCAGCAGACGGACATTAGTAAATTTCTGCTCCAAAAACAATTTAAATGCTGGTCTTATATTAGGGCATTTACCCATCGGACAACAACCGCAGTAAATCACGATGGATTTATTTTTAGGCACCGTTTTCAGGAGCTGTTTTAGTTTTTCCAGATTCACAGCATCACTTGCAGCACCAACATTGATTGCTCCCCTGATGTTCTGAACCACTCCAATATTATAGATTTTAACCTCTTCCTTTTTACTGATCATAGCAGCCAGTGCAGCCGGTTCAATTAACTGATCCTCTTTCCAGGGATTACTTTGTAAAAAAGGTTTTGAAGTCTGTGCATATGCAGCAGTTACTCCGGCTGTAAATAACAACAGCATAATAGCTGTCCTGAATAAAATGTTTTTAAGCATAAGCTGTAATTTATTGTTTTTTCTATTTACTGAGATTTTAGACTACCTGAATCAGCTGCGCTGTGTCTCTGTCTTTCAGCCAGCCAAAAGATACCAGATGTTCTTCAGTCAGGCCTTGTGCTTTCAGCAAAGCTTCAAATGTTTCCACACCATCTGCTTCAACTGCAACCAGCAAACCTCCGCTGGTCTGAGGATCAGCAAGGATGAATTTCTGATTTGCCGTCAGTTCACTTACTTTATGGCCATAACTATTCCAGTTTCTTTGTGTACCACCCGGATAACAATTGAGCTCCAGATAATAGGGCAATGAAGAAATTACCGGCACCTTGTCAAATTCAATAACTGCTGATAAATCACTTCCCTCACACATTTCTGCTAAATGACCAAGCAATCCAAAACCAGTAACATCAGTCATAGCCTTTACACTTTCCAGCTGACCGAACAACTCACCCGGCTTATTCAGGGTAACCATACTTTTCAGCGCAATTGCCGCATCTTCGGCAAGCAATACACCTTTTTTCTGAGCAGTAGATAAAATACCTACACCCAGGGATTTGGTTAAATACAAACGGCAGCCAGCTGTTGCTGTAGAGTTTTGTTTAAGCTGTGAAGTGTTGACCAGTCCATTAACTGATAATCCGAAAACCGGCTCCGGACAATCTATACTATGCCCGCCGGCAAGTGTAATACCCGCTTCAGCACAAATAGCTCTTGCACCTTCCAGCACTTTCTGTGCAATTTCGGGTGCAAGCTTTTCAATCGGCCAGCCTAAAATTGCGATCGCCATAACTGGCTTTCCTCCCATTGCATAGACATCACTGATTGCATTGGCAGAAGCAATTCTGCCAAAATCGTAAGGATCATCCACTATAGGCATAAAAAAGTCTGTAGTAGAAATCAGCGCTGATCCGTTCCCCAGATCAAATACTGCTGCATCATCTCTTTTGTCATTCCCTACTAAAAGCCGGGGATCAGTAATTGCAGGAACTGCACTGTGCAGGATTTTATCAAGTATGGCAGGGCTGATTTTACAACCGCATCCTGCACCATGTGAATATTGAGTAAGTTTTATATTATTCGCGTCCATTTCTCTGATTTATAATTATTTTCTGGTAGCTGCTTCTTTTAAGGAATTCAAAATCCGGGCGGCATTGGCCATGATATCTTTACTTTCCAGCTCAACTGTAATAACTTTCTCTTTATTCCGCTTGCTCAGACCTGTCCTGTAAGTTTTATCATAATAAACCAGTACGATCCGGATAAAATCCGGCATCCGGCCTTCTTCAATTGCCAGGATAGCATTTTTAGTCTGCTCCGGGCCTAATCTTTTCCAGATCCGCTCTGTACATTCAATTAAAAATGCCGCATCTAAAGCGCCATATTCTGCAGCCAGTAATTCAACACGGTATTCATGAGGAACCTGGATATTGACCAGTACAGCATCTCTCATCTGGTGCCAGAAAGGATTGGGTATACATCTTTTACCAATGGTCAGACTCTCATCCTCTACCCATACAGTACGATCCTGATCCAGCAGATTCAGCTGAAAAGCAAGATTATTTTCAAATTGTTCCTGTGTAGGCTGTACCATTTTGTTCATGGTACCATAGGATGAGCCCTGATGCTGAGCCAGGTCTTCGAGGTCTATGATCTGTTCTCCGGAAGACCGAAACTGATGTAACAGCCTGGTTTTCCCCGAACCGGTCATCCCGCCCAGAATATTCAGCTGATAGTTTTTTTCAAATTGTCCGGCAGACCATCTGCGATAGCTTTTATAACCACCCTCAATAAGGTAAACTTCAAAACCATATAGATCCAGTGCCCAGGCCATTGCGCCGCTTCGCATTCCGCCACGCCAGCAGTGTACCGCTATCTTTTTTGCAGGTGAAATCTCCAGTGCTTCTTTGATGAATGAAGACCATTTATTCCCGGTCAGATCAAAGCCCAGTAAAATAGCCTGTTCTCTTCCAACCTGCTTATAGGTGGTACCTACAAGAACACGTTCTTCGTTCGTGAAAATCGGGAGATTAAATGCGCCGGGTATTTTCCCCTGCGCAAACTCTGCAGGGGTCCGGACATCAACTAAGGGAATAACTTCAGACAGGCTGATAAAGTCACTGATAGTAATCGTTCTGATCATTTTCTGGATTTGAGCCAAAGATGCATAAATCTGGTCAGAATCCAGAGAGAACTAGTTATACTTTACAGTACTGTCATAGGTATCATCGATAACCTTATCTTTCCATTCTTCTTTTCTTTCGGCCAGTAATTTTGCAATGCTTTCTGTACTTAAACCCGCCCCTCTGTTATAAGCCGCAATATAAACTGACAACTTTTCTTCTACCGCTCTGATACTATTGGCAAAGTCTACAAAATCCTTAATCATACGTTTACGTCCGCCATGCGAAGCGAACAGCACATCGTTGAACCTGAAGTATCTGTGAGCTAAGTTATTTCTCCAGGCCAGGACTTCTCTGAGTTCTTCCATATCCACATCACTGATATGATAAGCTTCCTGCAATAAAGCAGTCATAATTCCGACCATTTTTTTACTATGATCATATTTGGCCCAGATCGCTTCGTAGGTATCCTGCGACTCAGGTTTATTTTTCACAATGTCATCTATAGCCAGCATATTGATCGTCTGCTGCTCTAAAGCCTGCCCCATATAAATTGCTCTGCCATAATGTGCATAAAGCAATAGTGACTGTTCGCTTTCTTTAAGTTCGTATTCCGCTATTGCGTCCTGGTAAGTTTGATGTTCCATTAATCTGTTTTATAGGATATTTATTCTTATAACCTGTAAAACCCGTATTATGTTCTGTATTTAATTTATATTTTACTGAATTAATTTTTCCATTGAAAAATTGACATGACAGCTGCGTGATCAGACGGAAACATCACCGGATGATAATCAATCACCCTTGATTCAATCGGATTCAGCTTATTTCCTTTAAAATAGATAAAGTCAATCCTATCTCTGACACCATATTTAGCTGTTGTTGTTGCTGCCCTTACTCCCCATGTTAATCCGGGATCTGATAAAGGATTGACATGGAGCGCACGATAACTATCTGTAAACCCTGCATTGAGCATTTCTTTACTTTCCGGCCATTCTACGATACGGTTAAAATGAATAGCCTTTGTTTCTTCCGTCCAATCCAGATGCGACCCCATATTGAAATCGCCCCCCATAATTACAGGTATATGAGCTGCATTTTTAAGATAAGGATCTATCCTTCTCAGTATTTCTTTGATTTCCATGTGTCGGGTATCAGCCTCATCCTTGATTAATTCCTGAGCATTTTTTTGCTGCTGTCTGATACTGGCATCTACATCAGGCAGATAATTCAGCCAGGTATTCAGATAAACCAGGTTTTTACCGGAACCCAGATTTAATTTCACCCCTCCAAAATTGGAAGGATGAAATTCTTTAATCGTCTCTGTGACAGGGTAACGGCTCATGATGGATAAATTGGCACTGATCAGATAGAAATAATATCCCAGAGAATCAGCAATGATTTCACCGGATCCGTAAGTTTCAACCAGACCTATAATATCTGCATGTGTCGGTTTCATGGTTTCTATTAACCTTTGTAAACCTACAGCCTGTCCGTAACGATGTCCGCCATGCCAGACATTCCATGTCAGGACTTTGAGATCTGAAGGAACACAGGTTGCTTCATTTATATTTACCCCTGTGTTGAATTGTGCGAATAATTGCTGTACTTCTGTATCTTTTACGATCGTATTCCAAATCTTTATCTCATCGAGAAATCCATTAAATGCATTCCACTGTCCATTTGATCCATACTCCCACTTTTCATCTGTCCCTCCCACAACTGTTGCCAGCTCTGTATTAAATCCGCCGAGTTCTGGTGTATTGTATATCGCTACGTTCTTTCCATCCAGATAAATCCACACTTCCTGCTTTTTTCTGTCAACAGTAAAAACAATCTGGTGCCATTTTCCATCATTTATTTTTTGTCTTTCTGCTGTAGGTTTATAATCATATCGTCTTTTGCCATCATTTAAAATCAGCGCCCACGCACCATTCTCCCGGGTATAAATCTGCCAGCCTGCAGTCGATAAATCATCTGCTTTTTTATTCCCCATTACGGGAGTACCCATCTTTGCACCCGGCAAAGTTTTAACCCATACCTGGATTGAAAAAGAGCTCTTTTCGTTAAACTCAGGTAATGTACCCTTACCGAGTTTAACCGGTCTTCTTAAGATTGCATTGGCAGAAAGATCCAGTGCCCTGCCACTCAATCCTTTTACATACTGGGATTGCTGAAGATCAACAACATAATATGCGCTGTCTTTAGGTGTAATGGTCTCTTTAAAATTGAAGTTGTCAAAATTGAGATAATATACCGGTTCCTGAGCGTGAAGATCCATTGCAAAAAACAGCAGTAAAACTGCGGGAATAGTTATGCTTTTAAGTTTCATGCCCTGAAGATTATTTCAAAACGCTTTCTATGGCTTCACCAATTGGATTTGCCGAAGTAAACTCAAAACCCAGTAAGCGGACTATGGTTTGGGCATATTGATCCTGGTATAACTGCCCATTATTTTTAACCTCACCCAAAGGTTTTATCTGAGGTCCGATGGCCATCAGCCAGGTTTCATTGGAATGTGGAGTACCGGAACCATGACTGGTCCATTGTTTACCTTCGCCTCTGCCATGATCCGGCATAACTATAATAGCTGTCTTATTTTTATAAAAAGGATCATGCTGAATATTTTCCCATAGGCTGCCAAGCATCGCATCAATACTATGGGTTGCATCCAGATAAAGTTCATAATGCCCCTCATGTCCGTGTTCATCGGTATCAGCCAGGTCAAGGTAAACAATTTTTGGATGTCTGGCCATGATATAAGATTTTGCTATTGCATAGGTAGTTGCATCCATACGCTCTCCATCACCCCATATTTTAGGCTCATAATGCTGAATTTCATTAGCTAATTTTTCAGCCTCGGTAAGATTAGTATCTTTTATGTTTTCAAATGGGTTATTCACCATCAGGCCATTTCGATTCCGGTTAATTATTCTGACTACGGCATCCCAGGAGGCAAATGAGGCAACTTTACCTTTATATCCCTTTTGCTGATCGATAAATTCCAGAATATTCTTATTCGGATTATCAGGATAATCATTAGAATTCACTTTCGGATCTGCAAAACCAGTCAGATTCTCATTACGTCCGGGGTATGAAAACCAGTAAGGATTTTTAACATTCACCAGACTTCCCAAATCGCGGTTGCCATATAACTGCCCCTCTTTTGCAATTACACTCCAGACAAAAGGCATTAATTTTTTTCTACGTTCCTGCTGATCATCAGCCCAGTATTTTTTTATTCTCTGAACTGAATCCTGTGAATTATACTTTTTGTTCTTGATCAATGCTTTCTCGGCTCCCTGAAAAACTTCATGCCAGCGCAAACCATCAATAGATACAATAATCACATTTTCTACCTTATTACTTTTCTGAGCATAGGCAGCAGCCGACGTTAATAAGGCCAGCAGTACCGGAAAAATTCTTTTATTCATTTCAATTGGCTTGTATAGGTTTATAAAATTGGTATGGGAGTAAAAATAACACAATAAGTTAACAAATACTAAATAAAACAAGTAACATAAACGTCACTAAAATCAGCTGATAAAATTTTAGAACTAAGTTTAAAAGCAAATTAATAATGATTTAAGAGCAAAATACAATGATATCATAGATTGTGTATTTTTTTCAAAAGTTAAGCATTACTTAACATTGCATTCTAAATAAGTATTATATATTTGTACAAATACTAAACATAGTATAGCCAAATTAAACTTCTGAATGTATGGAAATTATCTACTCATTAAAAAAGGTGGGCCAAATAACCATTTTGGTCTGGCTGCTGGGCCTGAGTGCCACTTATGCTCAAAGCACTGTCACGGGAACAGTCACAGATGAAAAAAACCAGGGTATGCCTGGTGTATCTGTCAAAGTAAAAGGCAGTAATATTGGTGGCACCACCAATACGACAGGAAAATTCAGTCTGACTATCTCACCTAACTCTACCCTGATTTTCAGTTACATTGGCTACCAGCCGCAAGAGATTAATGCTGGTACACAATCACAGGTCAATGTAAAACTCACCCCCGAACAGAATGCCCTTAACGAGGTTGTAGTAACTGCATTAGGTGTAAAAAAAGAGAAACGAAGTCTTGGTTATGCTGTGCAGGAAGTACAGGGTGAGTCTTTGCAAAAGGCTATTTCCCCGAATGTGGTAGAATCTTTAACGGGTAAAGTAGCAGGACTGACCATCCAGAACAGCAGCGACTTCTTCTCTGATCCCAAAATATTTCTAAGGGGTAAAAAGCCCTTAATTGTTATAAATGGTGTTCCTAATACCGATACTGACCTATGGAATATCAGTTCTGATGATATAGAAAATGTATCGGTTCTTAAAGGTGCAGCTGCATCTGCATTATATGGTTCTCTGGGACTTAACGGGGCAGTGCAGATTACTTTAAAAAATGGCAGCAAAGCTGCTATGGGAACCACCGTAGCTGTAAATTCTTCGACTACTTTCCAGGGAGGGTTTATCAGAATTCCGAGAGCTCAGACTCTGTATGGCCCGGGTGATGCCGGACAATATGCATTTGGTTCGGGAGGCCCCGGAGGCGGAGGTGTAAATGACTTTGATTATTCGGTATGGGGTCCCAAATTTGACGGACGACTGATTCCTCAATATGACTCTCCTATTGACCCGGTTACTGGTAAAAGAATTCCTACCCCATGGATTGCCAGAGGCAAAGACAATCTGGGCAATTTTATGCAAACCGGCTTGTTGACCTCTACAAATTTCTCTGTACAAAGCAAAGGAGAAAATGGAAGTATTACACTCTCTGACACTTACAAATATTCAAAAGCATCAGTACCAGGCGCCAAATTAAACATCAATACTTTCCGTCTGAGCGGCTATACGAATCTTTCAAAAAAGCTGACCGTTGAAGGATCATTGCAACATACTTATGAGTTTGCAAGTAACCTGCCCCGCAATGACTATGGTCCGCACTCTCCTATCTACAATTTAACGATTTGGGGAGGTGCCCATTTTGATATCAGGGATTTTAAAGATTACTGGGTTCCGGGTAAAGAAGGAATCAAGCAACGCTTTGTAGAAAACTGGCGATACAATAACCCGTACATGCTTGCTTATGAGTGGAGAAGACCTTATACTAAAAACGATATTCTGGGGTCACTGAAATTCAACTATAAAATCAATAATCAGCTGGATGTAGATATCAGAACTAATCTGAATACCTATACCTTAACCAAAGATGAAGAGATTGCGATGGACATTTATGACTATAGCATTGCCGATCGCGGTGGCAGATACAGACATAATGAATATACATTTCTCGAATCAAATACCGATTTCCTGCTAAAATACCGCAATACTTTCTTCAATAATGTATTCAGTGTAAATGCTACTTTAGGCGGAAACCAGCGCTATACAGCAAATACAGAGGCGCATGCAGCTACTACAAAACTAATCGTTCCGAACATCTTTAAACTGGAAAATTCGACTGATAAGATCACTCCTACCAGTTATAAGGACAGAAAAGGCATATATAGTGCTTATTCTTCCGTTGACATTGGTTATAAAAACAAGCTATTTCTTGGTCTGACAGGCAGAACAGACAAATCTTCCACTTTACCGGTAAATAATTCTGCTTTCTTTTATCCTTCTGCGTCATTGAGTGCTATAGTAAGCGATATATTTAAGTTGCCTACAGTTATCAGCTATCTGAAATTAAGAACGGCTTATGCAAAAGTTGGCGGTGATATGGATATCTATACTGCTGTAAACTCCTATTCAACTGGTGACCGATACAGAAACTCACCTACAGCTGCTTATCCCAATATTATTGACAATCCGAATCTGAAGCCGGAGTTTAACACTACTTATGAGGCAGGTATGGAAGCCAGATTCTTAAATGACAGACTGGGTTTCGATTTTACCTATTATACCAACAACTACGGTCCTCAGATATTTACCCAGCCTTTTTCTCAAACATCGGGTTATACAGGTATCAGACTGAATGGAAGAACAACGCAAAGAAGAGGTTATGACTTTTCTGTAAATGTTACCCCGGTAAAAACTGATAATTTCTCCTGGACTTCAATTATCAATATGGATTCCGGTAAAGATTACTTAAAGTCATTACCTCCGCTGGCTGACGGAACTCCACAACTGATGGAAGGAAAAATCCCGGTAGGCGGACGTCTGGATGAGTACTGGTATAACGATTGGGAAAAATCACCTGATGGCAAACTGATTATTGATGCAAACGGATTACCCAGAGTTACAGATTACACCGTAGATATGGGTAACCAAAAAACAAGTTTTACACTGAGCATGAACAATACTTTCAATTATAAAAATCTATCTCTTTCCTTTTTGGTCGACGGCAGATTTGGTGGTATTACTTATGATGGTTATGAGCGAAATCTTTGGCAATCAGGCTCTCACCCTGATGCAGTTGGCCCTGAAAGAGAATTATCAAATATCGCTTATGCTACCGGAGGTGACCCAAAGACGATGCTGATACCAGGACTTAAAATTGTAAGCGGGGCGGCAAAATATGACCCGAATGGCAATCTGCTTTCTGATACAAGAGTATTTGCTCCAAACGATTATAAAGTTGATTATCAGACCTGGGCAAAAGGATATAAAGCAGCATGGCAAAATCTCATTATTGACAAGACTTTTATCAAATTGAGAGAAGTTGTCCTCACTTATAATTTTCCGGCCTCTTTCCTGAAAAAAACTTTTATTAAAGGAGCTTCTATTTCTTTAGTAGGTCGAAATCTATATTACTGGACCAAAGACAAAACCTTTGGTGATCTGGATACATACAGTATGGAGACTGGAGATACTGGTCTTCAGCAGCCTTCACAAAGGACTTACGGTTTTAATATCAATCTTAAATTATAAAAGCTCAGACCATGAAAGCTATTAAAATAATACTTTGCTTACTTCTGGTAATTGTTACCACCAGTGGCTGTTTAAAATATGATGTACTGAGAGACAATCCCAATAACCCGATTTCAGTACCACCTGCTTTACTTTTTACCGCAGTCATTCCAAGACCCGTAAGTTCATTCACAGACTCTTATCAGGATCCTCAGTATCATACTTTTGCCAGTGCCGATTCCGGCCCGGTAAATTACAAATACGGAACCGGCTCTTTTTACTATGGCGACAAAATCAAAGACAATGATAAATCTACCACTTACAGTGCAATAAGTAGTGCGTTGCGCAATATTGACAAAATGGTTAAAGAGGCCGAATCTGCAAAAACACCCGTTTACCCCATACTCGCTAAATTTTTAAAAGCCTATTACTATATCACCATGACCAGACAGATGGGGGATATTCCACTCACAGAAGCATTAAAAGGAGCGGAAATCCCTAAACCCAGATATGATAGCCAAAAATCTGTATTTATCCAGTGTTTAAACTGGCTGGATGAAGCTAATACTGAACTTGGTGCATTCATTACCGCTAACCCGGGCGCATCTGTAGACGGAGATATTTACTATACAGGAGATCTGAGAAAATGGCAAAAAGCAATCAACGCCTATACCGTCAGAGTACTGATATTATTAAGTAAAAAAGAGAACGATGCAGATGTAAACGTAAAAAGCAGATTTCAG
This portion of the Pedobacter lusitanus genome encodes:
- the selD gene encoding selenide, water dikinase SelD; translated protein: MDANNIKLTQYSHGAGCGCKISPAILDKILHSAVPAITDPRLLVGNDKRDDAAVFDLGNGSALISTTDFFMPIVDDPYDFGRIASANAISDVYAMGGKPVMAIAILGWPIEKLAPEIAQKVLEGARAICAEAGITLAGGHSIDCPEPVFGLSVNGLVNTSQLKQNSTATAGCRLYLTKSLGVGILSTAQKKGVLLAEDAAIALKSMVTLNKPGELFGQLESVKAMTDVTGFGLLGHLAEMCEGSDLSAVIEFDKVPVISSLPYYLELNCYPGGTQRNWNSYGHKVSELTANQKFILADPQTSGGLLVAVEADGVETFEALLKAQGLTEEHLVSFGWLKDRDTAQLIQVV
- a CDS encoding SusC/RagA family TonB-linked outer membrane protein translates to MEIIYSLKKVGQITILVWLLGLSATYAQSTVTGTVTDEKNQGMPGVSVKVKGSNIGGTTNTTGKFSLTISPNSTLIFSYIGYQPQEINAGTQSQVNVKLTPEQNALNEVVVTALGVKKEKRSLGYAVQEVQGESLQKAISPNVVESLTGKVAGLTIQNSSDFFSDPKIFLRGKKPLIVINGVPNTDTDLWNISSDDIENVSVLKGAAASALYGSLGLNGAVQITLKNGSKAAMGTTVAVNSSTTFQGGFIRIPRAQTLYGPGDAGQYAFGSGGPGGGGVNDFDYSVWGPKFDGRLIPQYDSPIDPVTGKRIPTPWIARGKDNLGNFMQTGLLTSTNFSVQSKGENGSITLSDTYKYSKASVPGAKLNINTFRLSGYTNLSKKLTVEGSLQHTYEFASNLPRNDYGPHSPIYNLTIWGGAHFDIRDFKDYWVPGKEGIKQRFVENWRYNNPYMLAYEWRRPYTKNDILGSLKFNYKINNQLDVDIRTNLNTYTLTKDEEIAMDIYDYSIADRGGRYRHNEYTFLESNTDFLLKYRNTFFNNVFSVNATLGGNQRYTANTEAHAATTKLIVPNIFKLENSTDKITPTSYKDRKGIYSAYSSVDIGYKNKLFLGLTGRTDKSSTLPVNNSAFFYPSASLSAIVSDIFKLPTVISYLKLRTAYAKVGGDMDIYTAVNSYSTGDRYRNSPTAAYPNIIDNPNLKPEFNTTYEAGMEARFLNDRLGFDFTYYTNNYGPQIFTQPFSQTSGYTGIRLNGRTTQRRGYDFSVNVTPVKTDNFSWTSIINMDSGKDYLKSLPPLADGTPQLMEGKIPVGGRLDEYWYNDWEKSPDGKLIIDANGLPRVTDYTVDMGNQKTSFTLSMNNTFNYKNLSLSFLVDGRFGGITYDGYERNLWQSGSHPDAVGPERELSNIAYATGGDPKTMLIPGLKIVSGAAKYDPNGNLLSDTRVFAPNDYKVDYQTWAKGYKAAWQNLIIDKTFIKLREVVLTYNFPASFLKKTFIKGASISLVGRNLYYWTKDKTFGDLDTYSMETGDTGLQQPSQRTYGFNINLKL
- a CDS encoding rhodanese-like domain-containing protein, with amino-acid sequence MLKNILFRTAIMLLLFTAGVTAAYAQTSKPFLQSNPWKEDQLIEPAALAAMISKKEEVKIYNIGVVQNIRGAINVGAASDAVNLEKLKQLLKTVPKNKSIVIYCGCCPMGKCPNIRPAFKLFLEQKFTNVRLLDLPDNIKIDWVDKGYPVE
- a CDS encoding alkaline phosphatase family protein, yielding MNKRIFPVLLALLTSAAAYAQKSNKVENVIIVSIDGLRWHEVFQGAEKALIKNKKYNSQDSVQRIKKYWADDQQERRKKLMPFVWSVIAKEGQLYGNRDLGSLVNVKNPYWFSYPGRNENLTGFADPKVNSNDYPDNPNKNILEFIDQQKGYKGKVASFASWDAVVRIINRNRNGLMVNNPFENIKDTNLTEAEKLANEIQHYEPKIWGDGERMDATTYAIAKSYIMARHPKIVYLDLADTDEHGHEGHYELYLDATHSIDAMLGSLWENIQHDPFYKNKTAIIVMPDHGRGEGKQWTSHGSGTPHSNETWLMAIGPQIKPLGEVKNNGQLYQDQYAQTIVRLLGFEFTSANPIGEAIESVLK
- a CDS encoding endonuclease/exonuclease/phosphatase family protein, whose protein sequence is MKLKSITIPAVLLLFFAMDLHAQEPVYYLNFDNFNFKETITPKDSAYYVVDLQQSQYVKGLSGRALDLSANAILRRPVKLGKGTLPEFNEKSSFSIQVWVKTLPGAKMGTPVMGNKKADDLSTAGWQIYTRENGAWALILNDGKRRYDYKPTAERQKINDGKWHQIVFTVDRKKQEVWIYLDGKNVAIYNTPELGGFNTELATVVGGTDEKWEYGSNGQWNAFNGFLDEIKIWNTIVKDTEVQQLFAQFNTGVNINEATCVPSDLKVLTWNVWHGGHRYGQAVGLQRLIETMKPTHADIIGLVETYGSGEIIADSLGYYFYLISANLSIMSRYPVTETIKEFHPSNFGGVKLNLGSGKNLVYLNTWLNYLPDVDASIRQQQKNAQELIKDEADTRHMEIKEILRRIDPYLKNAAHIPVIMGGDFNMGSHLDWTEETKAIHFNRIVEWPESKEMLNAGFTDSYRALHVNPLSDPGLTWGVRAATTTAKYGVRDRIDFIYFKGNKLNPIESRVIDYHPVMFPSDHAAVMSIFQWKN
- the mnmH gene encoding tRNA 2-selenouridine(34) synthase MnmH gives rise to the protein MIRTITISDFISLSEVIPLVDVRTPAEFAQGKIPGAFNLPIFTNEERVLVGTTYKQVGREQAILLGFDLTGNKWSSFIKEALEISPAKKIAVHCWRGGMRSGAMAWALDLYGFEVYLIEGGYKSYRRWSAGQFEKNYQLNILGGMTGSGKTRLLHQFRSSGEQIIDLEDLAQHQGSSYGTMNKMVQPTQEQFENNLAFQLNLLDQDRTVWVEDESLTIGKRCIPNPFWHQMRDAVLVNIQVPHEYRVELLAAEYGALDAAFLIECTERIWKRLGPEQTKNAILAIEEGRMPDFIRIVLVYYDKTYRTGLSKRNKEKVITVELESKDIMANAARILNSLKEAATRK
- a CDS encoding DUF3095 domain-containing protein; this encodes MGNVKTDLFYTEMPSVGVGINDLLAQEDLFFKVPPDWHIVITDIKNSTRAVQNGQHKEVNFLATGSIVAVLNIAEKMKVDVPFFFGGDGATFIVPPLIFAPVMGALSLYRVNSLTNFDLEIRTGTITVSRVYQEGYELRISKYNRSSFFSIPVVLGTGLDYAEKLIKAEDYESGEFLSEENELDLSGMQCRWDRIAPPENQQEVVSLLVVAAKGVSQSAVLRKVMLKIEEIYGDPLQRQPISIPKLRLQTTFNSLKTELLAKLGKFDWLEIIKAQLVSIYGFIYFRTLKGKRYLEKLIEMSDTLVLDGKINTVISGTVLQRQKLENLLSQMESSGEIFFGLHSSNASVMSCYVRNMDDGHIHFVDGAEGGYTQASKILKRKLIHL